A DNA window from Bacillota bacterium contains the following coding sequences:
- a CDS encoding beta-galactosidase, with the protein MVKLSPISERHPHFLHGDGNNPDQWIQMPEIVDGDIRLMKLSGCNVMLVGIFAWSALEPEETKFEVSWLDKIIDKLYEDGVNVILATPSGARPAWLAKKYPEVLRVQSNLVRNLYGGGHNYCYTSPVYRKKTIQIDSLLAQHYRNHPALIAWHISNEYCGECHCDLCQEAFRNWLKIKYNGDLDKLNHEWWTNFWNHKYSDWNEIESPAPNGENSIHGLSIDWKRFVTDQTVDFMKSEISAIKKFTPNIPVTTNLLQGSCRNLDYTKFAKELDVVSIDTYPAGHYEQPDWKTACNTAFTYDFIRALKDGKPFMLMESTPSMTKWMRTCKLKRPGMHMLSSLQAVAHGAVAEHCGHGVFQDVTEVGQVLKKLDSTTGTVTKANAAVIYDIENEWAQDSIYGLRNDLKNYKQEVLRHYQSLWKNSVSVDVISSEKDFSKYKLIVAPVLYMLKPDVARRMEHFVESGGMLVTTYYSGIVNENNLCFLEGFPSQLRKLLGIRSEEVDTLYDIEKNAVNINGQVYEADTYCDLIHSETAEIIGTYEKDFYAGRPALTVNKVGDGYAYYIAFRGEHVFLDDFYTKLVIENKLKSVDFPTPEGVNVQKRSDGINEYLFLMNFNPEPIDISLDRCYHEIFAECNIEGILHLNGYDIKILIDCH; encoded by the coding sequence GTGGTTAAGTTATCTCCAATAAGTGAAAGGCATCCGCATTTTTTGCATGGTGATGGGAATAATCCTGATCAATGGATTCAAATGCCTGAAATTGTTGATGGGGATATACGCCTTATGAAGCTTTCCGGCTGCAATGTGATGTTAGTCGGAATTTTCGCGTGGTCAGCATTAGAACCAGAGGAAACTAAATTTGAAGTCTCATGGCTTGATAAAATAATAGATAAATTATATGAAGATGGCGTAAATGTAATACTTGCTACGCCAAGTGGAGCAAGACCAGCATGGTTGGCAAAAAAGTATCCAGAAGTCTTGAGAGTTCAGTCAAATCTTGTGCGAAACCTTTATGGTGGGGGACATAATTATTGCTATACTTCTCCTGTATATAGGAAAAAAACAATTCAAATAGATTCTTTATTGGCTCAGCATTATAGAAATCACCCTGCACTTATTGCATGGCACATATCGAATGAATATTGTGGAGAATGTCACTGCGATTTATGTCAAGAGGCTTTTAGAAATTGGTTAAAAATTAAATATAATGGTGACTTAGACAAATTAAATCATGAATGGTGGACGAATTTTTGGAATCACAAATATTCCGATTGGAACGAAATAGAATCGCCAGCTCCAAACGGGGAGAATAGTATACATGGTCTTTCGATTGACTGGAAACGTTTTGTTACAGATCAGACAGTCGATTTTATGAAGTCTGAAATATCAGCTATAAAAAAGTTTACGCCTAATATTCCGGTAACTACAAATTTGCTGCAAGGATCTTGCAGAAATCTTGATTATACGAAATTTGCAAAAGAGCTTGACGTTGTCTCAATTGATACTTACCCGGCAGGGCATTACGAACAGCCGGATTGGAAAACAGCTTGCAACACTGCTTTTACATATGATTTTATAAGGGCACTTAAGGATGGAAAGCCGTTTATGCTTATGGAAAGCACGCCTAGCATGACTAAATGGATGCGTACCTGCAAACTTAAAAGACCTGGTATGCATATGTTGTCATCCTTGCAGGCTGTAGCTCATGGGGCAGTTGCCGAACATTGCGGACATGGTGTTTTTCAAGACGTAACGGAAGTTGGACAAGTCTTGAAAAAATTGGACAGCACAACAGGAACTGTAACTAAGGCTAATGCGGCGGTCATTTACGATATAGAGAATGAATGGGCACAGGATTCAATTTACGGGCTTAGAAATGATCTGAAGAACTATAAGCAAGAAGTTTTAAGACATTATCAATCTCTATGGAAAAACAGTGTATCAGTCGACGTTATATCATCAGAAAAAGACTTTTCTAAATACAAGCTGATTGTTGCGCCTGTTTTATATATGCTTAAACCGGATGTAGCTAGAAGGATGGAACATTTTGTAGAATCAGGCGGAATGCTTGTGACTACTTACTATAGCGGCATAGTAAACGAAAATAATCTTTGCTTTCTCGAAGGTTTTCCTAGTCAACTTAGAAAACTTTTAGGAATACGGTCAGAAGAGGTAGATACCCTATACGATATAGAAAAAAACGCTGTAAATATAAATGGACAGGTATATGAAGCAGATACTTACTGCGATTTAATACATTCTGAAACAGCCGAGATAATTGGAACTTACGAAAAAGATTTTTATGCAGGAAGACCGGCACTTACAGTAAATAAAGTGGGCGATGGTTATGCATATTATATTGCATTTCGTGGTGAACATGTTTTCCTAGATGATTTTTATACAAAACTTGTAATAGAAAACAAGTTAAAATCTGTAGATTTCCCAACTCCTGAGGGAGTTAATGTGCAAAAACGATCTGATGGGATTAACGAATATTTATTTTTGATGAATTTTAATCCAGAACCAATTGATATTTCACTTGACAGATGTTACCATGAAATATTTGCGGAATGCAATATTGAAGGAATTTTGCATCTTAACGGTTACGACATTAAGATACTGATTGACTGTCATTAA
- a CDS encoding sulfite exporter TauE/SafE family protein, which translates to MILYILIVEFRKQVLMPVFFIFDFYIKYVVLANTSNMEKRKLVWMKLIFIGIVSGAVNGFFGGGAGLILVPLLKRVADLEIKKAHATAIAVTFLLSIVSAVPYVMNGAACINDAWTFMAAGAIGGAAGAFFLRKIPKRILHYAFAAFLIFSSIRMFCHG; encoded by the coding sequence TTGATATTATATATTTTAATAGTTGAGTTTCGAAAACAGGTTTTAATGCCTGTTTTTTTTATATTTGACTTTTACATAAAATATGTCGTACTAGCAAACACTTCTAACATGGAAAAAAGAAAACTTGTTTGGATGAAATTAATTTTCATAGGTATTGTTTCAGGTGCTGTAAATGGTTTCTTCGGCGGTGGGGCAGGCCTTATTCTTGTGCCACTTTTAAAACGCGTGGCTGACCTAGAAATAAAAAAAGCGCATGCGACTGCGATAGCAGTAACTTTTTTATTAAGTATTGTTAGCGCAGTTCCTTATGTAATGAACGGGGCGGCATGCATAAACGATGCATGGACATTTATGGCAGCAGGTGCAATTGGCGGGGCTGCGGGTGCATTTTTTTTGAGAAAAATCCCTAAAAGGATACTTCATTATGCGTTTGCAGCGTTTCTGATATTTTCTTCAATAAGGATGTTTTGCCATGGATAA